From the Rhodoferax sp. WC2427 genome, one window contains:
- a CDS encoding aspartate aminotransferase family protein has translation MDMTDTQQLSPRPRTDAAWLNAHWMPYTGNRNFKADPRIITSAKGCYYTDIDGRQIFDGLSGLWCSGLGHGRTELTAAATRQMATLDYAPAFQFGHPLSFELANKLVELTPDGLDHVFFTGSGSEAADTSLKMARAYWRTKGQASKTRFIGREKGYHGVGFGGISVGGIGANRKMFGEALQADHLPHTQLKSNAFSRGMPKTGVELADELLDLITLHDASNIAAVIVEPMSGSAGVVVPPVGYLQRLREICTAHNILLIFDEVITGFGRMGAMSGAEAFGVTPDIMNVAKQITNGSQPMGAVLVGKEIYDTFMHAGAPDYMLEFAHGYTYSAHPVACAVALATLDILVAEDMPQRVRAIAPHFENAVHSLQGAKHVTDIRNYGLASGITLAAYPGEPARRPYEVAMAMWKKGFYVRYGADTIQMAPPFVVTPAEIDSMVNALGEVLNAN, from the coding sequence ATGGACATGACCGATACACAGCAACTCAGCCCCCGTCCCCGTACCGATGCCGCCTGGCTCAACGCGCACTGGATGCCCTACACCGGCAACCGCAACTTCAAGGCCGACCCGCGCATCATCACCAGCGCCAAGGGCTGCTACTACACCGACATCGATGGCCGCCAGATCTTCGACGGCCTGTCCGGCCTGTGGTGTTCCGGCCTGGGCCATGGCCGCACCGAGTTGACTGCCGCCGCCACCCGCCAGATGGCTACGCTGGACTACGCGCCCGCGTTCCAGTTCGGCCACCCGCTGTCGTTCGAGCTGGCCAACAAGCTGGTCGAGCTGACCCCCGATGGCCTGGACCACGTGTTCTTTACCGGCTCGGGCTCCGAAGCCGCCGACACCTCGCTGAAGATGGCGCGCGCTTACTGGCGCACCAAGGGCCAGGCCAGCAAAACCCGCTTCATCGGCCGCGAAAAGGGCTACCACGGCGTGGGCTTTGGCGGCATTTCGGTGGGCGGCATCGGCGCCAACCGCAAGATGTTTGGCGAAGCCTTGCAGGCCGACCACCTGCCCCACACCCAGCTCAAAAGCAACGCCTTTTCGCGCGGCATGCCCAAGACTGGCGTGGAACTGGCCGACGAACTGCTGGACCTGATCACGCTGCACGACGCCAGCAACATCGCCGCGGTGATCGTCGAGCCCATGTCCGGCTCGGCCGGGGTCGTGGTGCCGCCGGTGGGCTACCTGCAGCGCCTGCGCGAGATCTGCACCGCGCACAACATCCTGCTGATTTTTGACGAAGTGATCACCGGCTTTGGCCGCATGGGCGCGATGAGCGGTGCCGAGGCCTTTGGCGTCACGCCCGACATCATGAACGTGGCCAAGCAGATCACCAACGGCTCCCAGCCCATGGGCGCGGTGCTGGTCGGCAAGGAAATCTACGACACCTTCATGCACGCCGGTGCGCCCGACTACATGCTGGAATTTGCCCACGGCTACACCTACTCCGCCCACCCCGTGGCCTGCGCCGTGGCCCTGGCCACGCTGGACATTCTGGTGGCCGAGGACATGCCCCAGCGCGTGCGCGCCATCGCCCCGCATTTCGAAAACGCCGTGCACAGCCTGCAAGGTGCCAAGCACGTCACCGACATCCGCAACTACGGCCTGGCCAGCGGCATCACCCTGGCCGCCTACCCCGGCGAGCCCGCCCGCCGCCCGTACGAGGTGGCGATGGCGATGTGGAAGAAAGGCTTTTACGTGCGCTACGGTGCAGACACCATCCAGATGGCCCCGCCGTTCGTGGTCACGCCCGCCGAGATCGACAGCATGGTGAATGCGCTGGGCGAGGTTTTGAACGCGAATTGA
- a CDS encoding LacI family DNA-binding transcriptional regulator yields MSNNLPTELHPGRVTIADVAKAAGVSLSTVDRVLNGRAPVRRDTAERIHAVAESIGFHAASVIRERVRGKRVRHTLGFLLQRSDAAFYQEIGESLAVATESHSEFCTTPQIAYMDDLSPEAVSLRLRDMGERVDAVALVAVDHPLIWAEIERLKAKAVPVFALISDLSTPARAGYAGLDNRSVGRTAAWLITRMAHMPGKLVTFVGSHRFQCQEVCEMSFRSYVREHAPSFELMEPLFTLESDQLAEEGTRDLLHRHPDIVGVLVAGSGIDGVVRALREHYSETPGTRPICVVRELTPHAREGLRSGDLHAALSHPLPQLAQGLVGMMVERLNNPLVGLQQTIVPLDTQTPESF; encoded by the coding sequence ATGTCAAACAACCTTCCAACCGAACTCCACCCTGGCCGCGTAACCATTGCCGACGTAGCCAAAGCCGCCGGAGTCAGCCTCTCTACCGTGGACCGCGTGCTCAATGGCCGGGCTCCCGTGCGGCGCGATACGGCCGAACGCATCCACGCGGTGGCCGAATCCATCGGTTTCCACGCGGCGAGCGTGATCCGCGAGCGCGTGCGCGGTAAACGGGTGCGCCACACGCTGGGCTTTCTGCTGCAGCGCTCCGATGCGGCCTTCTACCAGGAGATAGGTGAGTCGCTGGCCGTGGCGACCGAGTCGCATAGCGAGTTCTGCACCACGCCGCAGATCGCCTATATGGACGATTTATCGCCCGAGGCGGTATCGCTGCGGCTACGGGACATGGGCGAGCGCGTCGATGCAGTGGCCCTGGTCGCTGTGGACCACCCGCTGATCTGGGCCGAGATCGAGCGGCTCAAGGCCAAGGCCGTGCCGGTGTTTGCGCTGATCTCCGACCTGAGCACGCCCGCCCGGGCAGGCTACGCCGGGCTGGACAATCGCAGCGTAGGCCGCACCGCCGCCTGGCTGATTACGCGGATGGCGCACATGCCGGGCAAGCTGGTCACCTTTGTGGGCAGCCACCGTTTCCAATGCCAGGAAGTGTGCGAGATGAGTTTTCGATCGTACGTGCGCGAGCACGCGCCGAGCTTCGAGCTGATGGAGCCGCTGTTTACGCTGGAGAGCGACCAGCTGGCCGAAGAAGGCACGCGCGACCTGCTGCATCGGCACCCAGACATTGTGGGGGTGTTGGTCGCGGGCAGCGGTATCGACGGCGTGGTGCGGGCGCTGCGCGAGCACTACAGCGAAACTCCTGGCACCCGGCCGATTTGCGTGGTGCGCGAGCTGACACCGCACGCACGCGAAGGGCTGCGCAGCGGCGACCTGCATGCGGCCCTATCGCACCCCTTGCCGCAACTGGCCCAGGGGCTGGTCGGCATGATGGTGGAGCGGCTGAACAACCCCTTGGTGGGTTTGCAGCAGACCATCGTGCCGCTGGACACGCAAACGCCGGAGAGCTTTTAG
- a CDS encoding sugar ABC transporter ATP-binding protein codes for MKTQPDGLVLEMRKITKSFPGVKALDGVNLQVRAGSVHVLVGENGAGKSTLMKVLSGEHAVDAGEIFFKGVQLTHQNTRAALELGIAMIHQELSPVLDMTIAENIFLGREPVHSRWLGLFVDFARMEAETQALLDRLGLPYRADQKMRELSIAGMQLVEIAKAISRNAALVIMDEPTSAISDTEVAMLFSQIADLKARGVAIIYITHKMDEIFQIADDITIIRDGQYVGSGPAADYDQNRLIGLMVGRTISSIFPKEAVPIGEVALSVRGATRHGVFKDISFEVRKGEIVGLAGLIGAGRTEVVRAIFGLDRLDAGEVWLGGQKLELTKPTDAIRHGIAMVSEDRKAEGLVLCRSVQENISMANLEKFAPGLFLDLKAETASGEHMRKLLQIKTAGLNTTVGTLSGGNQQKIAIAKWLLRDLSVLILDEPTRGIDVGSKSEIHKLMTHFAKQGLAIIMISSELPEVLGMSDRIVVMQEGRMRGELSRDMANQENIMALATGAQA; via the coding sequence ATGAAAACCCAACCCGACGGTCTGGTGCTGGAGATGCGCAAGATCACCAAGTCCTTCCCCGGCGTGAAGGCGCTGGATGGCGTGAACCTGCAGGTGCGTGCGGGCTCGGTACACGTGCTGGTGGGCGAAAACGGCGCAGGCAAGTCCACGCTGATGAAGGTGTTGAGCGGCGAGCACGCGGTGGATGCAGGCGAGATATTCTTCAAGGGCGTGCAGCTCACGCACCAGAACACCCGCGCCGCGCTGGAGCTGGGCATCGCCATGATCCACCAGGAGCTCAGCCCGGTGCTGGACATGACGATTGCCGAAAACATCTTCCTGGGCCGCGAACCGGTGCACAGCCGGTGGCTGGGCCTGTTTGTGGACTTTGCCCGCATGGAGGCCGAAACCCAGGCCCTGCTGGACCGCCTGGGCCTGCCCTACCGGGCCGACCAGAAGATGCGTGAACTCAGCATTGCGGGCATGCAGTTGGTGGAGATTGCCAAGGCCATCTCGCGCAACGCCGCGCTGGTGATCATGGACGAGCCCACCTCGGCCATCAGCGACACCGAGGTGGCGATGCTGTTCAGCCAGATCGCCGACCTGAAAGCGCGCGGTGTGGCCATCATCTACATCACCCACAAGATGGACGAGATTTTCCAGATTGCGGACGACATCACCATCATCCGCGACGGCCAGTACGTCGGCTCGGGCCCAGCCGCCGACTACGACCAGAACCGCCTGATCGGCCTGATGGTGGGCCGCACCATCAGCAGCATCTTCCCCAAAGAAGCCGTGCCCATCGGCGAGGTGGCCCTGTCGGTGCGCGGTGCTACCCGCCACGGCGTGTTCAAAGACATCAGCTTCGAGGTGCGCAAGGGCGAGATCGTCGGCCTGGCCGGGCTGATTGGTGCGGGCCGCACCGAGGTGGTCCGGGCGATTTTTGGCCTGGACCGGCTGGACGCGGGCGAGGTCTGGCTGGGCGGCCAGAAGCTGGAATTGACCAAACCGACGGATGCCATCCGCCACGGCATTGCCATGGTGTCCGAAGACCGAAAGGCCGAAGGCTTGGTGCTGTGCCGCTCGGTGCAGGAAAACATTTCTATGGCTAATCTGGAAAAGTTTGCCCCTGGATTATTTTTGGATTTGAAAGCCGAAACCGCATCCGGCGAGCATATGCGCAAACTGCTGCAAATAAAAACCGCTGGTCTAAATACCACCGTCGGCACATTAAGCGGTGGTAATCAACAAAAAATCGCCATTGCCAAATGGCTGCTGCGCGATTTAAGCGTATTGATATTGGACGAACCCACACGCGGAATCGACGTGGGCTCCAAATCCGAAATACACAAACTCATGACCCATTTTGCAAAACAAGGCCTGGCCATCATCATGATTTCTTCCGAACTGCCCGAGGTATTGGGCATGAGCGACCGCATTGTGGTCATGCAGGAAGGAAGAATGCGCGGCGAATTATCCCGCGATATGGCCAACCAGGAAAACATCATGGCCCTGGCCACCGGAGCACAGGCATGA
- a CDS encoding ABC transporter permease, whose amino-acid sequence MNTAISTPPRETPTMLSKIKNMGFSEIYRKYGTILIFIGIFVLSSFLNETFLTTGNLTNVLRQVVVVSLLACGVTFIIILGHIDVSLGSVLALTGTLAASVMSLTGNIYLAISAGIGSGIVVGLVNGYVITYFKIPSFIMTLAMTTVARGAILLYTAGVPVSGLGDFQVIGQGNIGPVPISVLILIFVVMVSWVLLNRTKFGRHVYAVGGNAKAALASGINTDGVLRRAFVFNGILVSIAGIVLMSRINSGQPAGGVAYEFDAITAVVVGGTSLMGGTGTITGTVIGAMIIGVINNILNLMNVSSYWQQIVKGVIIAVAVILDVKTKSGSARKKS is encoded by the coding sequence ATGAACACCGCGATTTCCACCCCACCCCGTGAGACACCCACTATGCTTTCCAAAATAAAAAATATGGGCTTTTCCGAGATCTACCGCAAGTACGGCACTATTTTGATATTTATCGGTATTTTTGTTTTGTCCTCATTTTTGAACGAAACATTTTTGACCACCGGTAACTTGACCAATGTATTACGCCAGGTAGTGGTGGTTAGCTTGTTGGCCTGTGGCGTGACATTTATTATTATTTTGGGCCACATCGATGTGTCGCTGGGTTCGGTGCTGGCACTGACCGGCACCCTCGCCGCCAGCGTGATGTCACTGACAGGAAATATTTACCTCGCAATTTCGGCGGGAATTGGTTCCGGCATAGTCGTGGGGCTGGTTAACGGGTATGTCATCACTTACTTCAAGATCCCGTCCTTCATCATGACCCTAGCCATGACCACCGTGGCGCGGGGGGCGATTTTGTTGTACACGGCGGGCGTGCCGGTCAGCGGTCTGGGCGATTTCCAGGTGATTGGCCAGGGCAATATTGGGCCGGTGCCTATTTCGGTATTGATATTGATATTCGTGGTGATGGTGTCCTGGGTATTGCTGAACCGTACCAAGTTTGGCCGCCACGTATACGCTGTGGGCGGCAATGCCAAGGCTGCATTGGCATCGGGTATCAATACCGATGGTGTATTGCGCCGGGCCTTTGTATTCAACGGAATATTGGTATCTATTGCCGGTATTGTGCTGATGTCGCGGATTAACTCCGGCCAGCCAGCCGGGGGTGTGGCCTATGAATTTGATGCGATTACTGCCGTGGTGGTGGGCGGAACCAGTTTGATGGGAGGCACCGGCACGATTACCGGCACAGTCATTGGGGCCATGATTATCGGCGTGATAAACAATATTTTGAACTTGATGAATGTCAGCTCGTACTGGCAGCAAATAGTCAAGGGCGTGATTATTGCCGTGGCGGTGATCCTAGATGTTAAAACTAAATCCGGCAGTGCCCGTAAAAAATCTTGA
- a CDS encoding sugar ABC transporter substrate-binding protein, with protein MKKFIVTAAACAVLIAVGSGAAFAQSKKFVVGYANLADTDVFTMSRKNAFIEAAKADANVSVSFADAGGDASKQLDQIDNFIAQKVNAIVIVPVDYQGIVPGVEKANKAGIPVIALGIESAGGKFTFVGSKNLDAGRMQGEFMAKQLPKNAQIVYLQGQPGLYHSKERLEGFTKALASRTDVKVLANLPANYDRAEGMKITEDWVQKFPKFDALIAANDQMALGALQALKTAGRKGVMISGIDGVKDALDAIKAGDMSQSIFQNAKGQAQGAFDVVEMIKKGEPAPKEKLIPFESIVKDNVANYSK; from the coding sequence ATGAAAAAATTTATCGTCACCGCCGCCGCTTGCGCCGTTTTGATCGCCGTCGGCTCGGGTGCCGCCTTCGCCCAGTCCAAGAAATTCGTTGTTGGTTACGCCAATCTGGCCGACACCGATGTGTTCACCATGAGCCGCAAGAACGCCTTCATCGAAGCCGCCAAGGCCGATGCCAATGTCAGCGTGTCGTTTGCCGACGCGGGCGGCGATGCCAGCAAGCAGCTCGACCAGATCGACAATTTCATCGCCCAGAAGGTCAACGCCATCGTCATCGTGCCGGTGGACTACCAGGGCATCGTGCCGGGCGTGGAAAAAGCCAACAAGGCCGGCATTCCGGTGATCGCGCTGGGGATTGAGTCCGCCGGTGGCAAGTTCACCTTTGTCGGCTCCAAGAACCTGGACGCAGGCCGCATGCAAGGCGAGTTCATGGCCAAGCAGTTGCCCAAGAACGCCCAGATCGTCTACCTGCAAGGCCAGCCCGGCCTATATCACTCCAAGGAGCGCCTGGAAGGCTTCACCAAAGCCTTGGCCAGCCGCACCGACGTGAAGGTGCTGGCCAACCTGCCCGCCAACTACGACCGCGCCGAAGGAATGAAGATCACCGAAGACTGGGTGCAGAAGTTCCCCAAGTTCGACGCGCTCATCGCCGCCAACGACCAAATGGCCCTGGGTGCCTTGCAAGCGCTCAAGACCGCGGGTCGCAAGGGGGTGATGATTTCCGGCATCGACGGTGTCAAGGACGCGCTGGATGCCATCAAGGCGGGCGACATGTCGCAGTCCATCTTCCAGAACGCCAAGGGCCAGGCCCAGGGCGCGTTTGATGTGGTCGAGATGATCAAGAAGGGCGAGCCCGCCCCGAAAGAAAAGCTGATTCCGTTCGAATCCATCGTCAAAGACAACGTTGCCAACTACAGCAAATAA
- a CDS encoding Gfo/Idh/MocA family protein: MELRIGVIGCGAIGQDHALRIHRKLGGARIVALNDINLAATHAFNDASGLGAKVFENYEDLINAPDVDALLVASWGPAHADQLLACIAAGKPVFCEKPMTTSAESGLRVVEAEVQAGKKLVQVGFMRRFDAGYRALKKTLDAGTIGDALMVHCAHRNPSVPEMYVGDMCITDTFVHEIDVLRWLLDDDYVSAQVVEGRKSRNSHVGLHDPVMVLLETSKGIRIDTEIFVGCRFGYDIQCQVVGEMGAANLPEPASVALRLEGRASTAIQTDWKQRFIDAYDVELQEWINATQRGQVNGPTAWDGYFASATAEACVEARHSKAIVPISLAQRPAFYAK; this comes from the coding sequence ATGGAACTCAGAATTGGCGTGATTGGCTGCGGTGCCATCGGCCAGGACCACGCACTGCGCATTCACCGCAAACTCGGCGGCGCACGCATCGTGGCCCTCAACGACATTAACCTGGCGGCGACGCACGCCTTTAACGATGCCTCCGGCCTGGGTGCCAAGGTGTTTGAGAACTACGAGGACCTCATCAACGCGCCGGATGTCGATGCGCTGCTGGTCGCGTCCTGGGGCCCGGCCCACGCCGACCAGTTGCTGGCCTGCATTGCCGCGGGCAAGCCTGTGTTCTGCGAAAAACCCATGACCACCTCCGCCGAAAGCGGTCTGCGCGTGGTGGAGGCCGAGGTGCAGGCCGGCAAGAAGCTGGTGCAGGTGGGCTTCATGCGCCGGTTTGACGCGGGCTACCGCGCCCTGAAAAAGACCCTGGATGCAGGCACGATTGGCGATGCGCTGATGGTGCACTGCGCCCACCGCAACCCTAGCGTGCCCGAGATGTACGTCGGCGACATGTGCATCACCGATACCTTCGTACACGAGATCGATGTGCTGCGATGGCTGCTGGACGACGACTACGTCAGCGCCCAGGTGGTAGAGGGCCGCAAGAGCCGCAATTCCCACGTCGGCCTGCACGACCCGGTGATGGTGCTGCTGGAAACCAGCAAGGGCATCCGCATCGACACCGAAATTTTCGTCGGCTGCCGCTTTGGCTACGACATCCAGTGCCAGGTAGTGGGCGAAATGGGCGCTGCCAATCTGCCCGAACCCGCCAGCGTGGCCTTGCGCCTGGAAGGCCGTGCGTCTACCGCTATCCAGACCGACTGGAAGCAGCGCTTCATCGATGCCTACGACGTGGAACTGCAGGAGTGGATCAATGCCACCCAGCGCGGCCAGGTCAACGGCCCCACCGCCTGGGACGGCTATTTCGCCTCCGCCACCGCCGAAGCCTGCGTGGAAGCGCGGCACAGCAAGGCCATCGTGCCGATTTCCTTGGCCCAACGGCCAGCCTTTTACGCCAAATAA
- a CDS encoding sugar phosphate isomerase/epimerase family protein, translating to MKLSICTDVYNNLSYPDMLDKVKFLGLNAVEMTAGGWASCPHVPTAELLASESKLIAFQAELEKRGMYIAALNCSGNPLSPGEMGEKHTQSSYDTIVLAGKLGVKKVVMMSGCPAGAPGDKTPNWITSTVSWPDYMAPALDYQWNEVAIPWWTKFVAHCQAHGVEQIAIEEFPCMLVYNPATLWRLRNAVGPTVGINLDPSHLIAMGADPIAAARNLKGALFHIHGKDARIERGLADINGLLETQPVTAPESRSWNYVAVGCGKDLQWWKEFFSVCRMGGYDGYVSLEMEDLTMSIEAGVLTSINALQQTISQ from the coding sequence GTGAAACTGTCTATCTGCACCGACGTCTACAACAACCTCTCCTACCCCGACATGCTGGACAAGGTGAAATTCCTGGGTCTCAACGCTGTCGAAATGACCGCAGGCGGCTGGGCCAGTTGCCCCCATGTGCCTACCGCCGAACTACTGGCCAGTGAAAGCAAACTGATCGCCTTCCAGGCCGAGCTGGAAAAGCGCGGCATGTACATCGCGGCCCTCAACTGCTCCGGCAACCCGCTCAGCCCCGGCGAAATGGGCGAGAAGCACACCCAATCGAGCTATGACACCATCGTCCTGGCGGGCAAGCTCGGGGTCAAGAAAGTAGTGATGATGTCCGGCTGCCCCGCAGGTGCACCCGGCGATAAGACCCCCAACTGGATCACCTCCACCGTGTCCTGGCCCGACTACATGGCCCCCGCGCTGGACTACCAGTGGAACGAGGTGGCGATTCCGTGGTGGACCAAGTTCGTCGCACACTGCCAGGCCCACGGTGTGGAGCAGATCGCCATCGAAGAATTCCCCTGCATGCTGGTCTACAACCCGGCCACGCTGTGGCGGCTGCGCAATGCGGTTGGCCCCACGGTCGGCATCAACCTGGACCCATCGCACCTGATCGCCATGGGTGCCGACCCCATCGCCGCGGCCCGTAACCTCAAGGGCGCGCTGTTCCACATCCACGGGAAAGATGCGCGCATCGAGCGCGGCCTGGCCGACATCAACGGCCTGCTGGAAACCCAGCCCGTCACCGCGCCCGAGAGCCGCAGCTGGAACTACGTGGCCGTGGGCTGCGGCAAAGACCTGCAGTGGTGGAAAGAGTTCTTCTCGGTCTGCCGCATGGGCGGCTACGACGGCTATGTCTCGCTGGAAATGGAAGACCTGACCATGTCGATCGAAGCCGGAGTTTTAACCTCCATCAACGCGTTGCAGCAAACCATCAGCCAATAA
- a CDS encoding sugar phosphate isomerase/epimerase family protein, producing the protein MRIALDPYMHRHLSLPELCRKTAELGYEHIELSPRADFLEWWAQPRVYPERIQGFKKALKDHGVKLATLQPMYRWSSPLEDERLAAMRYWKKAIQVAVEMDCDTMISEFGRGASPERSALQNFNTAETCEAAFWRSMDELIPIFEREGVVLSIEPHPEDWIETMAPAIDIVRSIGSSGVKLSYIAPHTFYYGDDMAAMLRAAAPVLAHVRVADTFNHRDSSGLRYVVNPPGAKVRVHQHLDMGKGEIDWDVFFGTLAEIGFDGVLSSCVFGWDERADDSSHFMRSEIQRYLDKHKK; encoded by the coding sequence ATGCGCATCGCCCTCGACCCCTACATGCACCGTCACCTCTCGCTGCCCGAGCTCTGCCGCAAGACGGCCGAGCTGGGCTACGAGCACATCGAACTCTCGCCGCGTGCCGACTTTCTGGAATGGTGGGCCCAGCCGCGCGTCTATCCCGAGCGCATCCAGGGCTTCAAAAAAGCCCTGAAAGACCATGGCGTGAAGCTGGCCACGCTGCAGCCCATGTACCGCTGGTCCAGCCCGCTGGAAGACGAGCGTCTGGCGGCGATGCGCTATTGGAAAAAGGCCATCCAGGTCGCGGTGGAGATGGACTGCGACACCATGATTTCCGAGTTTGGCCGGGGTGCCTCGCCCGAGCGCTCGGCCCTGCAAAATTTCAATACGGCTGAGACCTGCGAGGCGGCGTTCTGGCGCTCCATGGATGAGCTGATCCCCATCTTCGAGCGCGAAGGCGTGGTGTTGTCGATCGAGCCGCACCCCGAAGACTGGATCGAAACCATGGCCCCGGCCATCGACATCGTGCGCTCCATCGGCTCGTCCGGCGTCAAGCTGTCGTACATCGCGCCACACACCTTCTACTACGGAGACGACATGGCCGCCATGCTGCGCGCTGCCGCCCCGGTGCTGGCCCATGTGCGCGTGGCCGACACCTTCAACCACCGCGACTCCTCCGGCCTGCGCTACGTGGTCAACCCGCCGGGTGCCAAGGTGCGGGTGCACCAGCACCTGGACATGGGCAAAGGCGAGATCGACTGGGATGTGTTCTTTGGTACCCTGGCCGAGATCGGTTTTGACGGCGTGCTGTCGAGCTGCGTGTTTGGCTGGGACGAACGGGCCGACGACTCGTCGCACTTCATGCGCAGCGAAATTCAGCGCTATCTGGATAAGCACAAAAAGTGA
- a CDS encoding MurR/RpiR family transcriptional regulator has product MTTPPTQIEPLLAHIGSEFGALSKQLKTIAHYVAQHPDTLGGEKIENLARSCNVQPSAVVRFAKHFGFHGYRDFKAVFRSSVQS; this is encoded by the coding sequence GTGACCACGCCGCCCACCCAGATCGAGCCGCTGCTGGCTCACATCGGTAGCGAGTTCGGGGCTTTGAGCAAGCAGCTCAAAACCATCGCCCACTACGTAGCCCAGCACCCCGACACGCTGGGCGGCGAGAAGATCGAGAACCTGGCGCGCAGCTGCAACGTCCAGCCCTCGGCCGTGGTGCGCTTTGCCAAGCACTTCGGCTTCCACGGATACCGTGACTTCAAGGCGGTGTTCCGGAGCAGTGTCCAAAGTTAA
- a CDS encoding TetR/AcrR family transcriptional regulator has translation MNKAEEKPGVEDHRVRVGAQRREATRLRLIESALTVLAEKGPDTAAIEDFIAAAQVSRGTFYNYFRTTSELLLAVAGGMSDEILQVVDPAVRQFSDPVARFSAGSRLYMQTAMRYPLWGAFITRVGTRVAARGQLIDVYLNRDLLEAIAQQRLKIDNVRVARDVVLGTIFFGIETMLTEPTHDHHPEQMMRCVLTGFGLPEAEAEAIAFAPLPLLGDVQGPIFSRLTPVSAGPAAAKRARKPASTKATK, from the coding sequence ATGAACAAAGCGGAAGAGAAACCAGGGGTGGAAGACCACCGTGTGCGGGTGGGGGCGCAGCGGCGCGAGGCCACGCGGTTGCGCCTCATCGAGAGCGCGCTGACGGTGCTGGCCGAAAAGGGGCCAGACACCGCGGCGATTGAAGATTTCATTGCCGCCGCCCAGGTGTCGCGCGGCACCTTCTACAACTACTTTCGCACCACCTCGGAGCTGCTGCTGGCCGTGGCCGGTGGCATGAGCGACGAAATCCTGCAGGTGGTGGACCCGGCGGTGCGGCAGTTCAGCGACCCGGTGGCGCGCTTTTCGGCGGGTTCGCGGCTGTACATGCAAACCGCCATGCGCTATCCGCTGTGGGGGGCTTTCATCACCCGCGTGGGCACCCGGGTGGCGGCGCGCGGGCAGCTGATCGACGTGTACCTGAACCGCGATTTGCTGGAGGCCATCGCCCAGCAGCGCCTGAAGATCGACAACGTGCGGGTGGCCCGCGACGTGGTGCTGGGCACCATCTTTTTCGGCATCGAGACCATGCTGACAGAACCCACGCACGACCACCACCCCGAGCAGATGATGCGCTGCGTGCTGACCGGCTTCGGCCTGCCCGAAGCCGAGGCCGAAGCCATTGCCTTCGCCCCGCTGCCGCTGCTGGGCGACGTGCAAGGGCCGATCTTCTCGCGCCTGACGCCGGTGTCCGCTGGCCCCGCCGCGGCCAAACGGGCGCGCAAGCCTGCCAGCACGAAAGCTACGAAATAG
- a CDS encoding fumarylacetoacetate hydrolase family protein, translating into MKLFRHGPAGQEKPGAVDAQGQLRDLSLLVPDLSPEWLAPERLHALAAIDLQRMPLVAADTRIGCPVNGVRQFVAIGLNYRKHALESGHDIPKEPVVFTKALTSLAGPNDDVTLPEGSVAGDWEIELGIVIGSVARQVPVDQALAHVAGYVLANDVSERGWQIKRNGQWGKGKSFDGFGPIGPWLVTADELPDPQTIPLELRVNGEVRQRSNTADMIFNVAEVVSYLSQFMTLLPGDVVITGTPEGVGLGMKPPQFLARGDVMTLSAGVLGTQRQQVR; encoded by the coding sequence ATGAAACTATTCCGCCACGGCCCCGCAGGCCAAGAGAAGCCCGGCGCTGTCGATGCCCAGGGCCAACTGCGCGACCTGTCGCTGCTGGTGCCCGACCTCAGCCCCGAATGGCTGGCCCCGGAGCGCCTGCACGCCCTGGCCGCCATCGACCTGCAACGCATGCCCCTGGTGGCCGCAGACACGCGCATCGGCTGCCCGGTGAACGGTGTGCGCCAGTTCGTGGCCATCGGCCTGAACTACCGCAAGCACGCGCTCGAATCCGGCCACGACATCCCCAAGGAACCGGTGGTGTTCACCAAGGCATTGACCTCGCTGGCCGGCCCGAACGACGACGTGACCCTGCCCGAGGGCTCGGTGGCGGGCGACTGGGAGATTGAGCTGGGCATCGTCATCGGCAGCGTGGCGCGCCAGGTGCCGGTGGACCAGGCCCTGGCCCACGTGGCAGGCTACGTGCTGGCCAACGACGTGTCCGAGCGCGGCTGGCAGATCAAGCGCAATGGCCAATGGGGCAAGGGCAAGAGCTTTGACGGCTTTGGCCCCATCGGCCCCTGGCTGGTCACTGCCGACGAGCTGCCCGACCCGCAAACCATCCCGCTGGAGCTGCGCGTCAACGGCGAAGTGCGCCAGCGCAGCAACACCGCCGACATGATCTTCAATGTGGCCGAAGTGGTGTCCTACCTCAGCCAGTTCATGACCCTGCTGCCCGGCGACGTGGTGATCACCGGCACCCCCGAAGGCGTAGGCCTGGGCATGAAGCCGCCGCAGTTTCTGGCGCGCGGCGACGTGATGACCCTGTCGGCCGGCGTGCTTGGCACCCAGCGCCAACAGGTGCGCTAA